The following coding sequences lie in one Megalodesulfovibrio gigas DSM 1382 = ATCC 19364 genomic window:
- a CDS encoding phosphate/phosphite/phosphonate ABC transporter substrate-binding protein, with translation MSGIRWAALLLALAGLFLACCSEGETARKVDFSKRQDLMPHLPRDGLTYAYLPQYSHTISYARHYRLVEHLRAVTGLPIRQVFPATFAEHIDMVQRGEIDISYVNPFAYLKMARSGAFAFARIIEPTGSPAFRGEIIVRADNPTIKTIEDCRGKRLMAVDPSSAGGFLFPMGLFLEHGVHLGDFAEVAFAPGPGGTQEKVVLAVHAGLYDVGVVRDGTLSLLADRIDISTIAVLGRSKAYPGWLFAARQGLAPEVVEAVSRALFSLSMNSPLDAPILEAAHIQAVIPARDAEYEPVRELVARLEADLARGRVPHQAPTDMLTEGME, from the coding sequence ATGTCCGGCATCCGCTGGGCCGCCCTCCTTCTGGCCCTGGCCGGCTTGTTCCTGGCGTGTTGCAGCGAGGGCGAAACCGCCCGCAAGGTGGATTTTTCCAAACGCCAGGACCTGATGCCGCACCTGCCCAGGGACGGGCTGACCTACGCCTACCTGCCCCAGTATTCCCACACCATCTCCTATGCCCGGCATTACCGGCTGGTGGAACACCTGCGCGCCGTGACCGGGCTGCCCATCCGCCAGGTGTTCCCGGCCACCTTTGCCGAACACATCGACATGGTGCAGCGCGGGGAGATCGACATTTCCTACGTCAACCCCTTCGCCTATCTGAAGATGGCTCGCAGCGGCGCCTTTGCCTTTGCCCGCATCATCGAACCCACGGGCTCGCCGGCGTTTCGCGGGGAAATCATCGTCCGGGCGGACAATCCGACCATCAAGACCATTGAGGACTGCCGGGGCAAACGGCTCATGGCCGTGGATCCCTCCTCGGCGGGCGGCTTTCTCTTCCCCATGGGCCTGTTCCTGGAACATGGCGTGCACCTGGGAGATTTCGCCGAGGTGGCCTTTGCGCCGGGTCCGGGCGGCACGCAGGAAAAAGTGGTGCTGGCCGTGCACGCCGGGCTGTACGACGTGGGCGTGGTGCGCGACGGCACCCTGAGTCTGCTGGCCGACCGCATCGACATTTCCACCATTGCCGTCCTGGGCCGCTCCAAGGCGTACCCGGGCTGGCTGTTCGCCGCACGCCAGGGCTTGGCGCCCGAGGTGGTGGAGGCGGTGTCGCGGGCGTTGTTCTCCCTGTCCATGAATTCGCCCCTGGATGCGCCCATCCTGGAGGCGGCCCACATCCAGGCCGTGATCCCGGCCCGGGATGCGGAGTATGAGCCCGTGCGGGAGCTGGTGGCCCGCCTGGAGGCGGATCTGGCCCGGGGCCGTGTGCCGCACCAGGCACCGACAGACATGCTGACGGAGGGGATGGAATGA
- a CDS encoding ATP-binding protein, with the protein MRFFPGTIARSLPFATKLGLGISAIVLFVSVAMTATFHEMASRSLTSEGKKWGRMLCENLALRIRDPLLAQDLLRIKNHVDELKSAGNDVAYAFVMDAEDHVLAHTFQGGFPVDLPAANAMPPGETFHIELIDTGTLLVYDFAAPVVVAGNRLGVARVGLSKSGVEDVIRALIDPVINVSFLTMIVAVALATLYARRVTRRINMLREHAASVVAGRLELPDTLPKPRVCWKEKHCSLAKCPVHGDSSLPCWYIAGNLAAHPECFEGHCTPATDEACANCEVYLENAGDEIQQLSETFNIMTYTLRLHLDELHAAERELTRQKELMRTILDATPDYVALQDRDYKYVAVNKALSEMLGKREPAIVGQGDAALVPLAEARRNHEALERIFRTGRREEEEIQLHREGGAQWLHIVRVPVKDDTGRVMAVVRSARDVTQLKSMQDQLIQAQKMESLGKLAGGVAHEINTPLGVILGYSQLLQEDVPPESTICADLQIIEKQAKVCRKIVADLLGFSRQAASAKMEMCFNNSLMEAVTLVRHTFQLDKVEIQTKLDDRLPIIYGDPEKLKQVWINLLNNARDAMPHGGLLRVTSRLESERGVVLATFADTGEGIPPENLPRIFDPFFSTKNVGQGTGLGLSVSFGIIKDHGGSISVRSPAPDMASGPAGLPDLPDLPDRAGPGAQFIIELPLDHSDLELPAGKPSGKTPASAGTA; encoded by the coding sequence ATGAGATTTTTTCCGGGAACCATCGCCCGCAGCCTGCCCTTTGCCACCAAGCTGGGGCTTGGCATCAGCGCCATCGTGCTGTTCGTGTCCGTGGCCATGACCGCCACCTTCCACGAAATGGCTTCCCGCTCCCTGACCAGCGAGGGCAAGAAATGGGGCCGCATGCTCTGCGAGAACCTGGCCCTGCGCATCCGCGATCCGCTGCTGGCCCAGGATCTGCTGCGCATCAAGAACCACGTGGACGAGCTCAAAAGCGCCGGCAACGACGTGGCATACGCCTTTGTGATGGACGCCGAAGACCACGTGCTGGCCCACACCTTCCAGGGTGGCTTTCCTGTGGATCTGCCCGCCGCCAATGCCATGCCCCCGGGCGAGACCTTCCACATTGAACTCATCGATACCGGCACCCTCCTGGTGTACGACTTCGCCGCCCCCGTGGTGGTGGCCGGCAACCGGCTGGGCGTGGCCCGGGTGGGGCTGTCCAAATCCGGGGTGGAGGACGTCATCCGCGCCCTCATCGATCCGGTAATCAACGTCTCCTTCCTGACCATGATCGTGGCCGTGGCCCTGGCCACTCTGTATGCCCGGCGCGTCACCCGACGCATCAACATGCTGCGGGAGCATGCGGCCTCGGTGGTGGCTGGCCGGCTGGAGCTGCCGGACACCCTGCCCAAGCCCCGCGTGTGCTGGAAGGAAAAGCATTGCTCCCTGGCCAAGTGCCCCGTGCATGGGGACAGCTCCCTGCCCTGCTGGTACATCGCCGGCAACCTGGCCGCGCATCCCGAATGCTTCGAGGGCCACTGCACCCCGGCCACGGACGAGGCCTGCGCCAACTGCGAAGTGTATCTGGAAAATGCCGGGGACGAAATCCAGCAGCTCAGCGAAACCTTCAACATCATGACCTATACCCTGCGCCTGCACCTGGACGAGCTGCACGCCGCCGAGCGCGAGCTGACCCGCCAGAAGGAGCTCATGCGCACCATTCTGGACGCCACGCCGGACTACGTGGCCCTGCAGGACCGCGATTACAAGTACGTCGCTGTCAACAAAGCGCTTTCCGAGATGCTCGGCAAGAGGGAACCCGCCATCGTGGGCCAGGGGGATGCCGCGCTCGTGCCTCTGGCCGAGGCCCGCCGCAACCACGAAGCCCTGGAGCGTATTTTCCGGACCGGCCGGCGCGAGGAGGAAGAGATCCAGCTGCACCGCGAAGGCGGCGCGCAGTGGCTGCACATCGTCCGCGTGCCCGTGAAGGACGATACCGGCCGGGTAATGGCCGTGGTCCGTTCTGCCCGGGACGTCACCCAGCTCAAGAGCATGCAGGACCAGCTCATCCAGGCGCAGAAAATGGAATCCCTGGGCAAGCTGGCCGGCGGCGTGGCCCACGAGATCAACACGCCCCTGGGCGTCATCCTCGGCTATTCCCAGCTCCTGCAGGAGGATGTGCCGCCGGAGTCCACCATCTGCGCCGACCTGCAGATCATCGAAAAGCAGGCCAAGGTCTGCCGCAAGATCGTGGCCGACCTGCTGGGCTTCTCCCGTCAGGCAGCCAGCGCCAAGATGGAGATGTGCTTCAACAATTCCCTCATGGAAGCCGTGACCCTGGTGCGCCACACCTTCCAGCTGGACAAGGTGGAAATCCAGACAAAACTTGACGACCGCCTGCCCATCATCTACGGCGATCCGGAAAAGCTCAAACAGGTCTGGATCAACTTGCTGAACAACGCCCGAGACGCCATGCCCCACGGCGGCCTGCTGCGCGTCACCTCCCGGCTGGAAAGCGAACGCGGCGTGGTGCTGGCCACCTTTGCCGACACGGGCGAGGGCATTCCCCCGGAAAACCTGCCCCGCATCTTCGACCCGTTCTTCAGCACCAAGAATGTGGGCCAGGGCACCGGGCTGGGGCTGTCGGTCTCCTTCGGCATCATCAAGGACCACGGCGGGTCCATCTCCGTACGCAGTCCGGCGCCGGACATGGCGTCCGGTCCCGCGGGTCTTCCCGACCTTCCCGACCTTCCCGACCGCGCCGGGCCGGGCGCACAGTTCATCATCGAACTGCCCCTGGACCACTCGGATCTGGAGCTTCCCGCCGGCAAACCATCCGGCAAAACGCCTGCCTCCGCCGGGACGGCGTGA
- a CDS encoding response regulator, translating to MANIIVLDDVADAGVLIKRILERKGHAVTSFTEEEEALAFAAKHRPQLAILDIKLKKMTGVEVLDELKKIDAGIKVIMLTGYPTLETARESVRLGADEYCVKPIDKDELEFKVEEVLAK from the coding sequence ATGGCAAACATCATCGTGCTGGACGACGTGGCCGACGCCGGCGTGCTCATCAAGCGCATCCTGGAGCGCAAGGGCCACGCCGTGACCAGCTTTACCGAAGAGGAAGAAGCCCTGGCCTTTGCCGCCAAACACCGGCCGCAGCTGGCCATCCTGGACATCAAACTCAAGAAGATGACTGGCGTGGAAGTGCTGGACGAGCTGAAAAAGATCGACGCCGGCATCAAGGTCATCATGCTCACAGGCTATCCCACCCTGGAAACGGCGCGCGAAAGCGTGCGCCTGGGCGCGGACGAATACTGCGTGAAACCCATCGACAAGGACGAGCTCGAATTCAAGGTGGAAGAGGTGCTCGCCAAGTAA
- a CDS encoding PEP/pyruvate-binding domain-containing protein gives MQVPVLNKELLKHWTYQVFAPGTLLRVRYEAFRELLALDETCLERITELEDIHYGRRAVDWTRVVYLVHELEDLGRKLVSALTSLSPTKGVALMEYFQKIAFYLEMAVDIAPPEAAPPFVLPLDPKAPPAQLGGKAANLVQARQLPDMPMPQGFVIAASAFHYFLEANNLREALDEQLRTLRLDDPEGLERASATLQALVREAEIPPAILQELAQARASLPTPAARLAVRSSAVAEDAANSFAGQYDSLLDVVPEDLPEAWRTVVMGKYSPRALTYRILTGLSDLETPMAVLVMPMVDAAYAGVCYTRDADRSASLCGMMALYAVPGLGENLVSGRLSPGVFCIDPGAPPAHPPAILQRPPGFAGLPDETVRRLARMAWQLEQFFGSPQDVEWAVDRAGAPWILQTRPMQQGQTATPAAFAAEQLPEHIPGHLPEHLPEHLPEHLPDPLLSGGVSVSPGGACGPVVHARTEAAIRSAPAGCILITESMPPSLVQIMGQVAGVISLRGSRASHFASVAREFGLPVVVGGDRVFSLLREGEEITLDAVHGHVFPGCIQAVVEAARLPRKSLVAAAHSRLGKLLPHVATLSLTDPTSPQFRPESCRSVHDVVRFAHETAVQEMFSLLGKSARGMARAKKLQTRLPMSMYVLDLGGGLFAGARDKAEIVPDDITSTPMWALWWGMSSVPLPAASLPMADWESLDRHSGGLLLDDRLLASFAVIDDAYAHLMLRFGYHFCVVDALCVQGGEKNHVAVRFKGGGGQYHQRLLRLDFLRHVLEAQGFSIKTMGDLFEARLAGVDCNTLRRRLVVLGRLLATTRLMDMALDTPEQAHAQAREFLDAMAAEQEH, from the coding sequence ATGCAGGTCCCCGTGCTGAACAAGGAACTACTGAAACACTGGACCTATCAGGTCTTTGCGCCGGGGACGCTGCTGCGGGTCCGGTACGAGGCGTTTCGCGAGCTGCTGGCCCTGGACGAAACCTGCCTGGAGCGCATCACCGAGCTGGAAGACATCCACTACGGCCGCCGCGCCGTGGACTGGACCCGCGTGGTGTATCTGGTGCACGAGCTGGAGGACCTCGGCCGCAAACTCGTCTCCGCCCTGACCTCCCTCTCGCCCACCAAGGGCGTTGCCTTGATGGAATATTTCCAGAAGATCGCCTTCTATCTGGAAATGGCGGTGGACATCGCCCCACCCGAAGCCGCCCCGCCCTTTGTGCTGCCCCTGGACCCCAAGGCCCCGCCGGCCCAGCTGGGCGGCAAGGCCGCCAATCTGGTGCAGGCCCGCCAGCTTCCGGACATGCCCATGCCCCAGGGCTTCGTCATCGCCGCCAGCGCCTTTCATTATTTTCTGGAAGCCAACAACCTGCGCGAAGCCCTGGACGAACAACTGCGCACCCTGCGGCTGGACGATCCCGAGGGCCTGGAGCGCGCCAGCGCCACCTTGCAGGCCCTGGTGCGCGAGGCCGAGATTCCCCCGGCCATCCTGCAGGAGCTGGCCCAGGCCCGCGCCAGCCTGCCCACCCCGGCCGCCCGCCTGGCCGTGCGCTCCAGCGCCGTGGCCGAGGATGCGGCCAATTCCTTCGCCGGGCAGTACGACAGCCTCCTGGACGTGGTCCCCGAGGATCTGCCCGAGGCCTGGCGCACCGTGGTCATGGGCAAGTATTCCCCCCGGGCCCTGACCTACCGCATTCTTACCGGCCTGTCGGACCTGGAAACGCCCATGGCCGTACTGGTCATGCCCATGGTGGACGCTGCCTATGCCGGCGTCTGCTACACCCGCGATGCGGACCGCTCCGCCAGCCTGTGCGGCATGATGGCCCTGTACGCCGTGCCGGGGCTGGGGGAGAATCTCGTCAGCGGCCGACTGTCTCCCGGGGTGTTCTGCATCGATCCCGGCGCGCCGCCGGCGCATCCCCCGGCCATCCTGCAGCGGCCGCCCGGCTTTGCCGGTCTGCCCGACGAGACCGTGCGCCGTCTGGCCCGCATGGCCTGGCAACTGGAGCAGTTCTTCGGCAGCCCGCAGGATGTGGAATGGGCCGTGGACCGGGCCGGTGCGCCATGGATTTTGCAAACCCGGCCCATGCAGCAAGGCCAGACGGCCACGCCCGCCGCCTTTGCTGCAGAGCAGCTGCCTGAGCATATCCCCGGGCATCTGCCCGAGCATCTGCCCGAACATCTGCCCGAACATCTGCCGGATCCCCTGCTGTCCGGCGGCGTGTCCGTCTCCCCTGGCGGCGCCTGTGGCCCGGTGGTGCACGCCCGCACCGAGGCGGCCATCCGCAGTGCGCCGGCCGGCTGCATCCTGATCACGGAATCCATGCCGCCCTCCCTGGTGCAGATCATGGGCCAGGTGGCCGGGGTGATCAGCCTGCGGGGCAGCCGGGCCTCTCATTTTGCCTCCGTGGCCCGGGAATTCGGCCTGCCGGTGGTGGTGGGTGGCGACCGCGTGTTTTCCCTGCTCCGGGAAGGCGAAGAAATCACCCTGGACGCCGTGCACGGCCACGTCTTTCCCGGCTGCATCCAGGCCGTGGTGGAGGCTGCCCGGCTGCCGCGCAAGTCCCTGGTGGCGGCGGCGCACTCCCGCCTGGGCAAGCTCCTGCCGCATGTGGCCACCCTCTCCCTCACGGACCCCACCTCCCCCCAGTTCCGGCCGGAAAGCTGCCGCTCCGTGCACGATGTGGTCCGCTTTGCCCACGAAACCGCGGTGCAGGAAATGTTCTCCCTGCTGGGCAAGTCTGCCCGCGGCATGGCCCGGGCCAAGAAGCTCCAGACCCGCCTGCCCATGAGCATGTACGTGCTGGACCTGGGCGGCGGCCTCTTTGCCGGCGCGCGGGACAAGGCCGAGATTGTCCCGGACGACATCACCTCCACCCCCATGTGGGCGCTGTGGTGGGGCATGTCCAGCGTGCCCCTGCCGGCCGCCTCCCTGCCCATGGCCGACTGGGAATCCCTGGACCGCCACAGCGGCGGGCTGCTGCTGGACGACAGACTGCTGGCCAGCTTCGCCGTCATTGATGATGCCTACGCCCATCTGATGCTGCGCTTCGGCTATCATTTCTGTGTGGTGGACGCCCTGTGCGTGCAGGGTGGGGAAAAAAACCATGTGGCCGTGCGCTTCAAGGGCGGCGGCGGGCAGTATCACCAACGGCTGCTGCGGCTGGATTTCCTCCGCCACGTACTGGAGGCGCAAGGGTTTTCCATCAAGACCATGGGAGATTTGTTCGAGGCCCGTCTGGCCGGGGTGGACTGCAACACCCTGCGCCGCCGGCTGGTGGTGCTGGGTCGGTTGCTGGCCACCACCCGGCTCATGGACATGGCCCTGGACACCCCCGAGCAGGCCCACGCCCAGGCCCGGGAGTTCCTGGACGCCATGGCCGCCGAGCAGGAACACTAG
- a CDS encoding protein-tyrosine phosphatase family protein produces the protein MAGRESPLMWVSDQLAVGAAPLSYVQLARLHDEGISAILNLCDEFCDLHDIERDHGFEVHHLPIPDEEAPDMTALEQALSWLDEAIYLGKKVYIHCRHGIGRTGTVLNAYLLRRGLGYKLADRVLAKLRSKPTNFCQWRAVKRYGKVAGKLTIREPRLEFKRLVDLHPFIHDYENLAAEVEAAIAAACAALPRCGREHARCCSRPVQLTFIEAVDLATVINQELTSEKRQALIERATQASRQERLARQAQTQDAQIVQGESCLADMAFPCPLLEDGRCLLFYMRPLQCRTYGMPADAADALWRHISPTLAQLSSQTFLALSGSFLPESPLTFSIAEVVSGRYVQRFFHQLRLAMQG, from the coding sequence GTGGCCGGCCGGGAATCGCCGCTCATGTGGGTCTCGGACCAGCTGGCCGTGGGCGCGGCACCCCTCTCCTACGTGCAACTGGCCCGCCTGCACGACGAGGGCATTTCCGCCATCCTCAACCTGTGCGACGAGTTCTGCGACCTGCACGACATCGAGCGCGATCACGGGTTCGAGGTCCATCACCTCCCCATCCCCGACGAAGAAGCCCCGGACATGACCGCCCTGGAACAGGCCCTCTCCTGGCTGGACGAGGCCATCTATCTGGGCAAGAAGGTCTACATCCACTGCCGCCACGGCATCGGCCGCACCGGCACCGTGCTCAATGCCTACCTGCTGCGCCGCGGCCTGGGCTACAAGCTGGCGGATCGCGTGCTGGCCAAGCTGCGCAGCAAGCCCACCAACTTCTGCCAGTGGCGGGCCGTCAAGCGCTACGGCAAGGTTGCCGGCAAGCTGACCATCCGCGAGCCGCGGCTGGAGTTCAAACGGCTGGTGGATCTGCATCCCTTCATCCACGATTACGAAAATCTGGCCGCCGAGGTCGAGGCCGCCATTGCCGCCGCCTGCGCTGCCCTGCCTCGGTGCGGCCGCGAACATGCCCGCTGCTGCAGCCGGCCCGTGCAACTGACGTTCATCGAGGCCGTGGATCTGGCCACCGTGATCAACCAGGAACTAACCAGCGAGAAGCGCCAGGCCCTCATCGAACGCGCCACCCAGGCCTCCCGCCAGGAGCGGCTTGCCCGTCAGGCCCAGACGCAGGATGCCCAAATCGTCCAGGGAGAAAGCTGTCTGGCGGACATGGCCTTCCCCTGCCCCCTGCTGGAGGACGGCCGCTGCCTGCTCTTCTACATGCGGCCCCTGCAATGCCGCACTTACGGCATGCCCGCGGATGCTGCGGATGCGCTCTGGCGGCACATCTCCCCCACCCTGGCCCAGCTCTCCAGCCAGACCTTTCTGGCCCTCTCCGGCTCGTTTCTGCCGGAATCGCCCCTGACCTTCTCCATTGCGGAGGTGGTCTCCGGCCGCTACGTCCAGCGCTTCTTCCACCAGCTCCGTCTGGCCATGCAGGGGTAG
- a CDS encoding ABC transporter permease — MAVPLSYSWRNLARRRLTTALTAGGMALVVFVFAATLMLAEGLRQTLVATGSPHNAILLRKGAETEVQSGIERWAAGIVRTSPEIAPGQDGLPLVARELLVLIGLPKKRTGVVANVPVRGVEPASLGLRPEFRLLRGRLPRPGSTEVLLGMAVARGFAEVDLGQALQFAQARWPVVGVFDVAGSGFGSEVWGDVEVLMQAFRRQAFSTVVLRLRDDAALESLQVRLAADPRLQVDVFRETAFYEKQSEMMATFLRVLGVSLTAIFSLGAMIGAMITMYSAVATRIAEIGALRALGFGRGSILLAFLLEALLLGLLGGAVGVLAASALTQFTFSTTNFQTFSELAFTFRLTPGIAGLCLGFAAFMGVAGGLLPAVRAARLSIVEALRGA; from the coding sequence ATGGCCGTCCCCCTGTCCTATTCCTGGCGCAATCTGGCCCGACGCCGGCTGACCACGGCTCTTACCGCCGGCGGCATGGCCCTGGTGGTATTTGTGTTTGCCGCCACGCTGATGCTGGCCGAGGGCCTGCGGCAGACCCTGGTGGCCACGGGCTCGCCGCACAACGCCATCCTGCTGCGCAAGGGCGCGGAAACCGAGGTGCAAAGCGGCATCGAACGCTGGGCCGCGGGCATTGTGCGGACCAGTCCGGAAATCGCCCCTGGTCAGGACGGCCTGCCCCTGGTGGCCCGGGAACTGCTGGTGCTCATCGGCCTGCCCAAGAAGCGCACCGGGGTGGTGGCCAACGTGCCCGTGCGCGGGGTGGAACCGGCGTCCCTGGGGCTTCGTCCGGAATTCCGCCTGCTGCGGGGCCGGTTGCCGCGGCCGGGGTCCACGGAAGTGCTGCTCGGCATGGCCGTGGCACGAGGCTTTGCCGAGGTGGATCTGGGGCAGGCCCTGCAGTTTGCCCAGGCACGCTGGCCTGTGGTCGGCGTGTTCGATGTGGCCGGCTCGGGCTTCGGGTCGGAAGTGTGGGGGGATGTGGAGGTGCTGATGCAGGCCTTCCGACGGCAGGCCTTCTCCACGGTGGTGCTGCGGCTGCGCGACGATGCCGCGCTGGAGTCGTTGCAGGTCCGCCTGGCTGCGGATCCGCGGCTGCAGGTGGACGTGTTCCGCGAGACGGCCTTCTACGAAAAACAGTCCGAGATGATGGCCACCTTTCTGCGGGTGCTGGGGGTGTCCCTCACGGCCATTTTTTCGCTGGGCGCGATGATCGGGGCCATGATCACCATGTATTCCGCCGTGGCCACGCGCATTGCGGAAATCGGGGCCCTGCGCGCCCTGGGCTTCGGGAGGGGATCGATTCTGCTGGCCTTTCTGCTGGAAGCGCTGCTGCTGGGGCTGCTGGGCGGGGCGGTGGGGGTGCTGGCGGCGTCGGCGCTCACGCAGTTCACCTTCTCCACCACCAATTTTCAGACCTTTTCGGAGCTGGCCTTCACCTTTCGCCTCACACCGGGCATTGCCGGCCTGTGCCTGGGCTTCGCGGCGTTCATGGGGGTGGCCGGAGGGCTGCTGCCGGCGGTGCGGGCGGCGCGGCTGTCCATCGTGGAGGCCCTGCGCGGGGCGTGA
- a CDS encoding ABC transporter permease produces MLLLKLLVRNAFRHRLRAALTVVGVAVAILAFGLLRTVIDTWHAGVEAAAANRLVTRNAISLVFPLPLSQRDKIHNVENVSAVSYGNWFGGIYVDEKNFFANFCVEPVTYLSIYPEFLVPEAQRLAFFKDRKAALVGRKLMDRFGWKLGDTITLRGTIYPGDWPLTIRAVYEGAHSTVDETQLLFHWAYLDETLKREQSARAGEVGFYMIQIRDETRAAATAQAIDALFKNSRAETLTETEKAFTQGFLAMSEAILVAIRIVSYVVIVIILAVAANTMAMSARERTAEYAAMKTVGFGGGTLGLLIMGESLVLAAAGTGLGLAGIPPGAQAFGHFLSDYFPFVEVKVQTFQLGAVLGLLVGLLAGIFPAISTARLRIAEGLRRLG; encoded by the coding sequence ATGCTGCTCCTCAAGCTCCTGGTCCGTAACGCCTTCCGCCACCGGCTGCGCGCCGCGCTCACCGTGGTCGGCGTGGCTGTGGCCATCCTGGCCTTCGGGCTCTTGCGCACGGTCATCGATACCTGGCACGCCGGTGTGGAAGCTGCGGCGGCCAACCGGCTGGTCACGCGAAACGCCATCAGCCTGGTCTTTCCCCTGCCGCTTTCCCAGCGAGACAAGATCCACAATGTGGAGAACGTCAGCGCCGTATCCTACGGCAACTGGTTTGGCGGCATCTACGTGGACGAGAAGAACTTCTTTGCCAATTTTTGCGTGGAGCCGGTCACGTATCTGTCAATCTATCCGGAATTTCTGGTGCCCGAGGCGCAGCGGCTGGCCTTTTTCAAGGATCGCAAGGCTGCCTTGGTGGGCCGCAAGCTCATGGACCGCTTCGGCTGGAAACTGGGGGACACCATCACCCTGCGCGGGACCATCTATCCCGGCGACTGGCCCCTGACCATCCGCGCCGTGTACGAGGGCGCGCACAGCACCGTGGACGAAACGCAGTTGCTGTTCCACTGGGCGTACCTGGACGAAACGCTCAAGCGGGAGCAGTCTGCCAGGGCCGGGGAGGTGGGGTTCTACATGATCCAGATCCGGGACGAAACCCGCGCTGCGGCCACGGCCCAGGCCATCGACGCCCTGTTCAAGAACTCCCGCGCCGAAACCCTCACCGAGACGGAAAAGGCCTTCACCCAGGGATTTCTGGCCATGAGCGAAGCCATTCTGGTGGCCATCCGCATCGTGTCGTACGTGGTCATCGTCATCATCCTGGCCGTGGCCGCCAACACCATGGCCATGAGCGCCCGGGAACGCACGGCGGAATATGCGGCCATGAAGACCGTGGGCTTCGGCGGCGGCACCCTCGGGCTGCTCATCATGGGGGAATCCCTGGTCCTGGCCGCGGCCGGCACAGGGCTGGGGCTGGCCGGCATTCCGCCGGGCGCGCAGGCTTTCGGGCATTTTCTGTCGGATTATTTCCCTTTTGTGGAGGTGAAGGTCCAGACGTTCCAGCTCGGGGCCGTGCTGGGGCTGCTGGTGGGACTGCTGGCGGGCATCTTTCCGGCCATCTCGACGGCGCGGTTGCGCATTGCCGAGGGGTTGCGGAGGCTGGGCTGA
- a CDS encoding ABC transporter ATP-binding protein — MAEPLLRIRNLAKHYRRGEQDIPVLTDITLDIMPGDFLALMGPSGSGKSTLLNCIAGIDQADAGEIVFRGEDLTQYSESELAAWRSHHVGFIFQFYNLIPVLTAQENVELPLLLTDLSARERRAHAVAALSAVGLADRLDHYPGQLSGGQQQRVAIARAVAADPDLLVADEPTGDLDRASAEEVLTLMERLNTELGKTIVMVTHDPRAAERARKLIHLDKGELWIDANGSPYNVPGGDGHAAPQAPGP; from the coding sequence ATGGCGGAACCCCTGCTGCGCATCCGCAACCTGGCCAAGCACTACCGCCGCGGCGAGCAGGATATTCCCGTGCTCACGGACATCACCCTGGACATCATGCCCGGGGATTTCCTGGCCCTGATGGGGCCGTCGGGGTCGGGCAAGTCCACGCTGCTGAACTGCATCGCCGGCATCGATCAGGCCGACGCCGGAGAGATTGTGTTCCGTGGCGAGGATCTGACGCAATACTCCGAATCCGAGCTGGCCGCCTGGCGTTCGCACCATGTGGGCTTCATCTTTCAGTTTTACAACCTCATTCCCGTGCTCACGGCCCAGGAGAACGTGGAATTGCCGCTGCTGCTCACGGATCTTTCCGCCAGGGAACGGCGCGCGCACGCCGTGGCGGCCCTGTCCGCCGTGGGGCTGGCCGACCGGCTGGACCATTATCCCGGCCAGCTCTCTGGCGGGCAGCAGCAGCGCGTGGCCATCGCCCGGGCCGTGGCTGCGGATCCCGATCTGCTGGTGGCCGACGAACCCACCGGCGACCTGGACCGCGCCTCCGCCGAAGAGGTGCTGACCCTCATGGAGCGGCTCAACACGGAACTGGGCAAGACCATCGTCATGGTCACCCACGATCCCAGGGCCGCGGAGCGCGCCCGCAAGCTCATCCATCTGGACAAGGGTGAATTGTGGATCGATGCCAACGGCTCGCCGTACAATGTCCCGGGAGGCGACGGCCATGCTGCTCCTCAAGCTCCTGGTCCGTAA